The genomic stretch AATCCTACACCCATATTGAAAACCTTATACATTTCCTCTAAAGGAACTCCTTGTTCATAAATCAATTTAAAGATGTCTTGTGGTTCTGGATAATCGGTAATGTCAAATCCGATTCCTTTTTTAAGTCTTGAAAGGTTGTTTACTCCACCACCAGTCATATGAGCAAGACCTTTAATGTTAAAGTCATGTTTTAAAAGGTCAACAATTGATTTAACATACAATTGGGTTGGTTTCAATAATTCTTCTCCGATAGTGGTTTCGCCATTAGGCATTTTGTCGTTAACATCAAATCCACCTTCTTCAAAGATTGCTCTTCTAGCTAAACTTAAACCATTACTGTGAATACCGCTGCTTCTAAGGCCGATTAATACATCTCCTTCCTGGATATCTGCACCAGTTATGATTTTATCCTTGTCTACAAAACCGATACCGGTTCCTGCTAAGTCAAAGTCTTTTACAATTCCTGGAAGGGAAGCGGTTTCTCCACCAATGATTGCGATTTGAGATTCTTTTGCCCCTTGGACAAGACCGTCTGCAATTTCTTCAGCTACTTTTGGGTCTGGTTCTTCAACTGCTAAGTAGTCAACTAATGCGATTGGTTCTGCACCTACACAAAGGATATCGTTTACTACCATTGCAATCATGTCAATTCCAACAGTATCATATTTTTCCATCATTTTTGCAACTAATATTTTACTTCCTACACCATCAGTACTCATAGCAATAGCCTTATCGCCGAGTTCAACTAATGCTGCAAAGTGTCCACTGTCAGTAATAATATTTCTGTATTCTAATGTTGGCTGCAATTTTGAAGCTAATTTGGAAACGGTTAATGCTTCAAGGTCAATGTCAACACCAGATTCTGAGTAAGTAACCATAAAATTCACCTAATAATAATTTCTATAATTTTTTATTTTTCAAAGTTTTATTTTAATAGGCTATTATTAACAATTA from uncultured Methanobrevibacter sp. encodes the following:
- the purM gene encoding phosphoribosylformylglycinamidine cyclo-ligase; this encodes MVTYSESGVDIDLEALTVSKLASKLQPTLEYRNIITDSGHFAALVELGDKAIAMSTDGVGSKILVAKMMEKYDTVGIDMIAMVVNDILCVGAEPIALVDYLAVEEPDPKVAEEIADGLVQGAKESQIAIIGGETASLPGIVKDFDLAGTGIGFVDKDKIITGADIQEGDVLIGLRSSGIHSNGLSLARRAIFEEGGFDVNDKMPNGETTIGEELLKPTQLYVKSIVDLLKHDFNIKGLAHMTGGGVNNLSRLKKGIGFDITDYPEPQDIFKLIYEQGVPLEEMYKVFNMGVG